The Candidatus Saccharimonadales bacterium DNA window ACAGCTGACTTTGAGCGCCGAAGCCAAGAGCTACTTAGCCGCTGCTCGGATTGCCAAAGCTATGGAAGCTGCTGCTAGTAGCGACCAAACCAAATTCTTCTCCAACGTCCAGCTTTCCAGCGTGACTTTGAATAATGGCAAGGTTGCCTACACTATTACCGCCACTATTAATTCTGGAGCTACCGATGGCAAATAGCATTAAAAAGCCCAGACTTTCGACCAACGCCCTAATCGCTTTAAGTGCGGTGGCAGTGGCGCTAGTGGTGATCATCGTCTTGGTCTTTGGCCGTTCGCTAATTAAGCGGATTGGGCATAATAATGCCGTTATTACCAAAAAGGCCTCAGCCGAAAAGCAGCTCAAGCAGAACCTAGCCAACTTACCTGGACTATCCCAAGCCTATTCAAACCTTGGCCCAACCAAAACAGTAATTAATGATGCTCTGCCAACGACTGCTAGCTTCCCAGATCTAGTTGCCACCATTGAATCAATCGCTGGCACCAGCGGTGTGGCTCTACAAAGTGTTTCGCCAGCCCTGGTTTCTTCAGCTGCTGCCTCAAGCGCTGCACCAACATCATCATCACCCAGTGCTGCGGTTCAATCAATTAATGGCACGAGCAGTTCTACAACTAGTGTCCAACCAAGCGGTCCTCAACCATATCAGTTCAGTATGTCGATTCAAGGTAATTACGATTCATTGGTTAAATTCCTGCACAACTTACAGCTCTCGGCCCGGCCAATCATCATCAGTGGCGTGCAGGTCACTGGGACGAATGATGCTCTAACCGCCACTGTCACGGGTCAGACCTTCTACTTTAACCCGCAGGTATTAGAGGATAAGACCGAGGTAGTCAAATGAAGCGCAAAGACACAGTTTATTTGGTCTTAACTATCGTTATCGTAACGGTTGTCGCAATCTTGGCCTACAGCGCCCTGGCCGGCAAGAAATCCAGTAGCGGCGCCGGAACGACGGTTGAAGTGATTACTCCGATTCCAGCCAGCTTTGACCAATCAGCCATGGCAACACTGGCCGATCCCAATCAGGTCACCAACTTCACTCCAGCTATTAGTATCGATAACCTTGGCAATGGGCGACCGTTTGGTCCACTGAGGTAGAATAGTGGGGGAGGGTTAGTATGCTTTCAACTGAAAGCCAGCAGAAGATCCAAAAACTCTTGATTATGAATGGCTTAGTGTCGGAGTCGCAGCTCAACAGTGCCAAAGCTCAAGCGGCCCAACAATCCAAGCCATTGCTTCAAGTTATTAGCGAAATGAAGCTAGTTGATGACGAAGAGCTGACCAAGCTATCGGCTCAAGCTTCGGCCTACCCTTATGTTAATTTGACGAGCATTACAGTGCCACAAGACACCTTGTTACTCTTACCTAAAGAAACGGCTCAAAGTTATATGGCGGTGCCGTTTGGGGAGATGCAGGGCCGTCTAGCTGTAGCGATGCTTGATCCAGCCAACGTCCAAGCTATCGACTTCTTATCGCGCAAAATCGGCCGCAATATTGCTGCATTCATGGCCTCACGTAAAAGCTTGGAGACGGTTTTGACCCAATATGGCGTTGATGTCTCCAAGGAAGTCAGCGAAGCAATTAGGGGTAATGATTTACTAAAAGAGGCTGTGGCTGGGTCCGAAGAGGAAAAACCAGAAGGCGGAACCAAAAAAAATGCTGGTAACATTCAAATGCTGGTCCAAGATGCGCCCATTACCCGGGCACTCAACACCATAATGGACTATGCCGCCAGCGCCAAAGCCTCCGATATTCATATTGAGCCGAGGGAAAAAGACTTGCGCATTCGCTACCGCGTCGACGGCATTTTGCAAGAAGTTATGAAGTTGCCGAAGTCGATCGAACCGGCTTTAGTTTCGCGAGTAAAAATTTTATCCAATTTGAAAATAGATGAACATCGCATTCCTCAAGATGGACAATTTCAGATCAAGTCGGGCGGTCATACCATTGACCTACGTATTGCCATAGCCCCAGTCGTTTACGGCGAACAAGTCGTCATTCGATTGCTGGATAAAGACGATAAATTACTGACATTGAACAATTTAGGTTTTCGGGGCCGGGCCTTTCGGCTGATTACCGCGGGCATCCACAGGCCTCATGGCATGACACTTTCGACCGGACCAACTGGGTCTGGTAAGACCACGACCATGTATGCAGCCATTTCCGCCATCAAAGACGTCGCCATCAACATCGTGACCCTAGAAGACCCGGTTGAATACAAGATCGATGGCATTAATCAGATCCAAGTTAACCCAGATGTGGGGCTAACCTTTGCCTCGGGTTTGCGCTCGATATTGCGGCAAGACCCCAATGTGGTCATGGTCGGGGAGATCCGCGATAAAGAAACGGCTGATCTGGCGGTCCAAGCGGCCCTAACCGGTCACGTCGTGCTCTCAACTTTGCACACCAATTCAGCCGCCGGCGTTCTGCCGAGATTGCTCGATATGAACATCGAACCTTATTTAATTGCCTCAACCATCAACACCGTCATTGGCCAACGCTTGGTTCGTAAGCTCTGCGAAAAGTGCCGCCAGCAGTCCAATACCACTCAAGTCGAAGTCGATTCAATCAATCGAGTCTTGGGCAAAGTCCTGCCCAAAGAAAAAACTCACCTGGTCGAAGCCACCAAAGATTTGGGTTATGATAACTTGCCATTGGCCGGACAAACCGCTTATACTTTGTTCAGAGCCAAAGGCTGTAGTGAGTGCACTGGAGGTTACAAAGGTCGTGTTGGAATTTATGAGGTTTTTAATATGAGCGAAGCCATGGAGCGTTTGCTATTAAAACACGCCACGACGACCGAGGTTCAAACTCAGGCTCAAAC harbors:
- a CDS encoding ATPase, T2SS/T4P/T4SS family, with the protein product MLSTESQQKIQKLLIMNGLVSESQLNSAKAQAAQQSKPLLQVISEMKLVDDEELTKLSAQASAYPYVNLTSITVPQDTLLLLPKETAQSYMAVPFGEMQGRLAVAMLDPANVQAIDFLSRKIGRNIAAFMASRKSLETVLTQYGVDVSKEVSEAIRGNDLLKEAVAGSEEEKPEGGTKKNAGNIQMLVQDAPITRALNTIMDYAASAKASDIHIEPREKDLRIRYRVDGILQEVMKLPKSIEPALVSRVKILSNLKIDEHRIPQDGQFQIKSGGHTIDLRIAIAPVVYGEQVVIRLLDKDDKLLTLNNLGFRGRAFRLITAGIHRPHGMTLSTGPTGSGKTTTMYAAISAIKDVAINIVTLEDPVEYKIDGINQIQVNPDVGLTFASGLRSILRQDPNVVMVGEIRDKETADLAVQAALTGHVVLSTLHTNSAAGVLPRLLDMNIEPYLIASTINTVIGQRLVRKLCEKCRQQSNTTQVEVDSINRVLGKVLPKEKTHLVEATKDLGYDNLPLAGQTAYTLFRAKGCSECTGGYKGRVGIYEVFNMSEAMERLLLKHATTTEVQTQAQTDGMLTMKQDGYLKALAGITSMEEVVRVAADA